GCAGCGCAAGGACGACACGGACGCTTCATCAGGACGCGGCGCCGCGCGGCTGCGCGAGCGTGTGCCCACGTGAGGCGGCTCAGGGACGCGCGGGCCGTGCGGCGGCGTCCGGCAGCGTCCAGTCTCGCTCCATGAAGGCGATGCGGCACTGGTCCAGCCGGGGGCCGCAGGCGCGGTCCAAATCACTGCGGGTGTCGCAGCCCGGGCGCTCCTCGCAGGTGTCCGGCAGGAAGGCCCAGACGAACTGGAGCACGTTGCCGCCGCGGCCCTCGGGCAGCGCGGCGAGGAAGTCCTCGCGGTACTCCTCGAAGAGCGACGTCAGGTAGACGGTGTCCCGCTCCAGCCGCACGTTGCGCCGGTCGCCCACGAAGCGGCGTCCGGCCTCGTTGAGCTGCGAGTCCAGGAACTCCGGCTGGAAGTGCGAGCCGTCCAGCCGGGGGCCTCCGCGCGCGGCCTGGAAGAGCGCCAGGTGGATGCGCGGGTCGGCGAACTCGCGGCGCAGCACGCGGTTGTGCAGCGCCCACAGCGTCAGCCGCTCACCGCCCACCGCCCAGGAGCGGCCCCAGAAGAAGCGCCCCAGCACGGGCTGCTGCACGGTTTCGAGGTACGGGTAGCCGTCCACCACCTGCTGGAGCACGAGCGCGTTGTAGGCGTTGAGCCAGTAGGCCAGCGCGTCCTCCGGCGTGGGGAAGACGTCCGGGCGGTTGTGGGGGGAGAACGACGCCAGCGAGTCGACGAAGCCGTCCAGCGTCTTGCGCTCGCGCCCCACCGAGGCGAAGTCCACGTCCCCGTCCGGGCGCACGTGCCGCAGCACCTTCTCGTAGTCGTGGTAGCTGAACGGGGTTGCGGGGGAGGGCACGCGCGCGGGCAAAAGGCCCTGGACATGCAGCGCACCTGCCGCGCCCAGCAACGCGGCCACGGCGAGCAGCACGGCGAAGACGTGGGGACGACGGCGAGGAGCGGGAGAGGTGGCCACGGGGGCGGGAGCATAACCCAGGGGGAAGGGGGCTGCCCGGCCCTCCAGTTCACCCCGCGTAACTCGGAGTCCATTCCAAGCAGGGATAGTCGTCGATTTATACTGGGCCCTCATGGAGCCTACCCCCAAGGTCATCCGTCACTTTCATCCGGTGCTCTCCGCCCGCGCGCTGGGCACCCGGCCGGTCCGCGTGGAGGTGGCGGGCCGCGCCTACGCGCTCTTCCGGGATGGCACGGGGCAGCCCGCGGCGCTCGCGGATGCCTGCCCCCATCGCTTCGCGCCGCTGTCCAAGGGGACTGTGCGCGCGGACGGCCGGCTCCAGTGTCCGTACCACGGCTGGCGCTTCGACGCGGAGGGGCGCGGCAGCAACCCCAGCCAGCCGGAGCTGCGCCACTGTGACGCGCGCAGCTTCCAGGTGGTGGAGCGCTACGGCTACCTCTGGCTGGCCGAGCGGGACACGCCGCTTTCGGCCATGCCCGACATGGGCGATGAGGGCTACGTCTTCGGCGGCGCGTTCTCCACGCCCTTCGCGGCGCCGCTGCACGTGTCGCTCGACAACTTCAGCGAGGACGAACACACGCCCTACGTCCACACCCGGCTGGGCTGGGACGACCCGAACGCGGGCCGGGTGGAGTTCGAGGCGCGCAACCTGGAGGACCGCACGGAGGTGCACTACCGCGCCCCGCAGCGACCCGCGCCCATCATGACGGTGCTGGGCGTGCGCGACGGTGACTTCTTCCAGAACGACTGGGTGACGCGCTTCGACCCGGTGCGCAGCCAGTACACCATCCGCTGGGTGGCGCCGGATGGCTCGCCGCGTCCCTTCATCACCCGGGCGAACATCTTCTTCGTGCCGGAGACGGCGCGCACCACGCGCCTGCACGTCTTCTCCTTCCTGCGCACCGAGCAGCGGCTGCTGCGTCCGCTGCTCCCCGTGGCGGCGCGGGCGGCCATGGCGCTCACCTGGTGGGAGGTGCGCGACGACGCGCGCTTCATCACCACCGTGGCGGACACGCCCTACAGTCACAAGGGCATGCGGTTGGACCGTTTCGACGCGCCGCTGGTGCACCAGCGGCGGCTCCTGGAGCGCATCTACTACGGCGCCGGCCCGAAGATGACGGGGGCCGTGGTGCCGCTCACCCGCGAGGCCCCGGGCGGCTGAAGACTCCCAGGGTGCGCTCGCGCTCAGTGCAGTGAAGGAGAGGGCCCTTCGTACGCCGGAGTGGCCACGCCGGTGCGCGCCTCGTAGGCGTTGCAGCCGCTTTCTCCGGACACCTCCAATTCGAACTCGGCCAGCTCCGGCTGCATGCAGCGGTGCGTCTCGCCGGCGCTCTGGGGTGTCTGGTTGGCGAAGTAACGGCAGCCCTTGCAGTTGCCCCACTGTCCTTCCGCCATGACGTCCTCCTCGGGAAAGGGTGTGATGCCTCTCTCCACGAGGGTGGGGCTGGCGAAGGCCGCTCACAACCGGCGCTCGCCGCCCACCTTCCACTGCGGGCAACCCGGCGCCTGGGAATGGCGGGCGCCGGGAGGCCGCGCGGAATTACGGCTGCCGGGGGGCGTCCGCCGGCCCTTCCTGGGTGGGCTGCGTCGGCTGCGTCTGCTCCGGCAGCGGCTGGAGGAACGGCGCCTCCGAGGTCTCCACCTTGAGGTCCGTCGTCAGGGGACGGGCGCCGAACGCGCCCACCGCGCGCAGCAGGCGCAGGCCGGCGAGCGAGGCCTGCAGCCGCTCACCCACCAGGCCAATCTCCGCCTGCGTCAGCGCGGTGTTCGCGTCCGCGACCTCCAGGTACGTGGCCACGCCTTCCTTGAAGGAGACCTCGGTGAGGCGATGGGACTCGCGCGCCAGCTCCACGGCCTGCGAGGCCTTGAGGCGGTTGGCCAGGGCGCTCTCCAGGTCGAGCTGCGCGGTATTCACTTCCTGGCGTGCGGTGAGCTCCGCCTTGCGCTGCAACGCCCGGTTCTCCGCGATGACGGCCGAGGCCTCCTGCAGGTTGGCCTCACGCAGGCCGCCGTCCCACAACGTCCAGCTGGCGCCCAGGGTGATGAGCCAGATGCGGTTGGAGCCCACGAGGCCCGCCGCGTTGCTGATGTTGTAGGTACCGGAGACCTGCACGTTGGGCAGGTAGCTGAGCCACACGCCGCGCTTGTTGATTTGCGCCAGCTCCACGGACTCACGCGCCGCGGCGACGTCCGCGCGCTGCTCGAGCGAGCGCTCGACGAGCACGTTGGTGTCCGTCTTCTCCGGCACCTGGGGCTCCGGCGGCGGCGCCACGTCGAAGTTCGGGTCGTCCAGCGCCAGCAGGGTGGCCAGCACCAGCTTGGCGGACGCCTCCGCGTTGCGCGCGCGGATCAGGTCCTGCTCCGCACGGGCCAGGTCCTGCTCGGCGCGCAGCAGCGCCACGCGCGTCACCGTCCCCGCCTCGAAGCGGACCTGCGTGTCCTTGGCGCGCGCGCTGTTGAGCTCCACCAGCCGCTCCTGCACCGCCACGGCCTGGGCCTGCGCCACGGTGCCGTAGTACGCCTGCGCCACGCCGAAGAAGATTTCGCGCCGCGCCTGCTCCACGTTGAGCTCCGCCACGCGCTCCGCCTTGTAGGCGGCTTGGATGCCGGCCCACAGCTGCGGGGCGATGATGGCCTGCCGCACCTGGCCCTGGGCCTGCATCTGCACCCGCGGCTGGATGACGATTTCCACGGGCGCGAGCGGACCCGCCGGAATCACCGCTTCGATGGAGTTGCGGGTGATGGCGCCGTTGACGGTGACGTTGGGGAGGTAGCCGGCCCAGGCCTTGCGCGACGCGGTATCCGCCTGAGCGAGGCGGGCCTGTGCGGCCTTGAGGTCCAGGTTCTCCTTGCGGGCGCGGTTGAGCGCGTCCTCCAGGGTCAGCGTAGGCGGCGGTGCCGCGGCCAGGGTGGCCGCGAGGGACAGCGCCAGGAATGAACTCATGACCGCCTCTACCTCCTCAAGGGCCCGCGCCGGCGCGGGCCACTGCGTCCAGAATGGACTTGCTACGGGTTCGAGCCTCGGGTCGGCAGCCATAGTCCATGACGTCCGAATTTGGAAGCTCCGGAATGTAGTAACCCTCAATAGTTGATGAGGTCAATTGTTTAGGTGGCTCAGGTGACATAACATGAGAGGCATGAACGGGAGCGGCGAGCAGCTGGAGCGGAAGACGAAGCCGGGGAGCGGGCCCGGGCAGGCCGGGCCCGCGGGTGACTTGCCACGCCAGGCGTGGACACTCCTCTTCGAGCTGATGCACACGCACATGCGCAACTTCCCCGCACTGGCGGCGGAGTTCGACCTGTCGCCGGTGCAGGCGCACGTGTTGCGACAGCTGGGGGAAGGGCCGCTGGCCATGAGCACGCTGGCCGCCTACTTGTCGTGTGACGCGTCCAATGTCACGGGCCTGGTGGACCGGATGGAGGCGCGCGGACTGGTGGTGCGCCGCAGCTCCGAGCAGGATCGGCGGGTGAAGATGCTGGTCCTGACGGAGGACGGCGCTGCGCTGCGCGAGCGGCTGCTGGAGCGCATCTTCGAGCCGCCGGACGCCATCTGCGGCCTGCCGGAAGAGGACCTGTGCGCGCTGCGCGACATCATGCGCCGCGCGTTGGGCGCGCAGTAGGCGCCCCGGGTCAGTCCAGCAGGAAGGTGTACGAGTACTTCATCTCCGTGGAGACGGGCTCGCCGCCCTTGATGGCGGGCTTGAAGCGGAAGCGGCGGATGGCATCCCGCGCTGCCTCGTTGAGACCGTAGCCGGGCCCCTTGAGAATCTTCACCGCCACCACCTTGCCCTCGTGGTCGATGGTGATGGAGAGCGTGACGGTGCCCTCCACGCCCGCGCGGCGCGCTTCCTCCGGATAGGGAATCTTCACCTCGGAGGCCACCGTGGGCTCGGAGTCCACCTGGTAGATGGGCGCGTACTTCGGCGCGCTGTACCCCTTCACGTCCTTGGGGTCCTTCGCGGTGGGGCCCGTCCTGCCATACGCGGTGTTGCCCACGGGCGCGGCGAACGAGCCCGCGCTGGTGGTGGAGGACATCGTCATGCCCACCACGAGCGGCGGCGGCTTGGCCTGCGGCTCCGGCGGCGGGGTGTCGTTGGGCGGCGGCGGCGCGTCCACGGGCGGCGGGGGCAGCGGCTTGGGGGCCTCGGCCACCTTCACCGGCGGCGGCTTCACCACCTTGGGCTTGGGGGGCGGCGGCTTGGGCGGCTCCTCCGGCTTCGGCGTCTCGGGGGGCGGCGGGGGTGGCGGGGGCGGCTTCACCACCTCCAC
This genomic stretch from Myxococcus virescens harbors:
- a CDS encoding MarR family winged helix-turn-helix transcriptional regulator yields the protein MRGMNGSGEQLERKTKPGSGPGQAGPAGDLPRQAWTLLFELMHTHMRNFPALAAEFDLSPVQAHVLRQLGEGPLAMSTLAAYLSCDASNVTGLVDRMEARGLVVRRSSEQDRRVKMLVLTEDGAALRERLLERIFEPPDAICGLPEEDLCALRDIMRRALGAQ
- a CDS encoding DUF547 domain-containing protein encodes the protein MTLGVGSMRAQYKSTTIPAWNGLRVTRGELEGRAAPFPLGYAPAPVATSPAPRRRPHVFAVLLAVAALLGAAGALHVQGLLPARVPSPATPFSYHDYEKVLRHVRPDGDVDFASVGRERKTLDGFVDSLASFSPHNRPDVFPTPEDALAYWLNAYNALVLQQVVDGYPYLETVQQPVLGRFFWGRSWAVGGERLTLWALHNRVLRREFADPRIHLALFQAARGGPRLDGSHFQPEFLDSQLNEAGRRFVGDRRNVRLERDTVYLTSLFEEYREDFLAALPEGRGGNVLQFVWAFLPDTCEERPGCDTRSDLDRACGPRLDQCRIAFMERDWTLPDAAARPARP
- a CDS encoding energy transducer TonB, which translates into the protein MSQAVLDNAPTPRRDRSLAVVGVFLLVSLGIHVGGFWALGEGASRTLPAAKRPVEMVMVEVVKPPPPPPPPPETPKPEEPPKPPPPKPKVVKPPPVKVAEAPKPLPPPPVDAPPPPNDTPPPEPQAKPPPLVVGMTMSSTTSAGSFAAPVGNTAYGRTGPTAKDPKDVKGYSAPKYAPIYQVDSEPTVASEVKIPYPEEARRAGVEGTVTLSITIDHEGKVVAVKILKGPGYGLNEAARDAIRRFRFKPAIKGGEPVSTEMKYSYTFLLD
- a CDS encoding Rieske 2Fe-2S domain-containing protein, producing MEPTPKVIRHFHPVLSARALGTRPVRVEVAGRAYALFRDGTGQPAALADACPHRFAPLSKGTVRADGRLQCPYHGWRFDAEGRGSNPSQPELRHCDARSFQVVERYGYLWLAERDTPLSAMPDMGDEGYVFGGAFSTPFAAPLHVSLDNFSEDEHTPYVHTRLGWDDPNAGRVEFEARNLEDRTEVHYRAPQRPAPIMTVLGVRDGDFFQNDWVTRFDPVRSQYTIRWVAPDGSPRPFITRANIFFVPETARTTRLHVFSFLRTEQRLLRPLLPVAARAAMALTWWEVRDDARFITTVADTPYSHKGMRLDRFDAPLVHQRRLLERIYYGAGPKMTGAVVPLTREAPGG
- a CDS encoding TolC family protein, which codes for MSSFLALSLAATLAAAPPPTLTLEDALNRARKENLDLKAAQARLAQADTASRKAWAGYLPNVTVNGAITRNSIEAVIPAGPLAPVEIVIQPRVQMQAQGQVRQAIIAPQLWAGIQAAYKAERVAELNVEQARREIFFGVAQAYYGTVAQAQAVAVQERLVELNSARAKDTQVRFEAGTVTRVALLRAEQDLARAEQDLIRARNAEASAKLVLATLLALDDPNFDVAPPPEPQVPEKTDTNVLVERSLEQRADVAAARESVELAQINKRGVWLSYLPNVQVSGTYNISNAAGLVGSNRIWLITLGASWTLWDGGLREANLQEASAVIAENRALQRKAELTARQEVNTAQLDLESALANRLKASQAVELARESHRLTEVSFKEGVATYLEVADANTALTQAEIGLVGERLQASLAGLRLLRAVGAFGARPLTTDLKVETSEAPFLQPLPEQTQPTQPTQEGPADAPRQP